A region from the Achromobacter seleniivolatilans genome encodes:
- a CDS encoding Bug family tripartite tricarboxylate transporter substrate binding protein: MKRLIPILLALSAAIAAPTVATAADAATAAAAAAWPNKPVTFLVPFPPGGSTDLIARTVAQKVGEKLGGTFVTENKPGAGGTMGAAYAKRAAPDGSTILVSSLGPFVISPHLVANPGYDPRKDFDYITVAVQAPNVLVVNAKSPFNSLKEVMAYLKANPGKMTFASAGNGTSDHLTAALFWQETQTEGTHIPYKGGAPAIVDLLGGQVDASFSNINTCLTHIQSGKLRALAVTSAKRSPLLPDVPTMEELGLKGVTVTSWQAFAAPKGLPTAIRDKLRGAIVESLNDPAIKPKLLELGFEIVGNTPDEFTKFQAEEYDRWKRVIEVGKITTN; the protein is encoded by the coding sequence ATGAAACGCCTGATCCCAATCCTGCTCGCCCTGAGCGCCGCCATTGCGGCGCCCACGGTCGCCACGGCGGCCGACGCCGCAACGGCGGCCGCCGCAGCCGCATGGCCCAACAAACCCGTGACTTTCCTGGTGCCGTTCCCGCCAGGAGGTTCCACGGACCTCATCGCCCGGACAGTTGCCCAAAAGGTCGGGGAAAAGCTGGGCGGCACGTTCGTCACCGAGAACAAGCCCGGAGCGGGCGGCACGATGGGCGCCGCCTATGCAAAACGCGCAGCGCCCGATGGCAGCACCATTCTTGTTTCGTCGCTCGGTCCGTTCGTCATTTCACCCCACCTGGTCGCCAACCCCGGTTACGACCCGCGCAAGGATTTTGACTACATCACCGTTGCCGTCCAGGCGCCCAATGTCTTGGTCGTCAACGCGAAGTCGCCATTCAATTCCTTGAAAGAAGTCATGGCGTACCTCAAGGCCAATCCTGGCAAGATGACGTTCGCGTCTGCGGGCAACGGCACATCGGATCACTTGACCGCTGCGCTGTTCTGGCAGGAAACGCAGACCGAGGGAACGCACATCCCTTATAAGGGCGGCGCGCCTGCGATCGTCGATCTGCTCGGCGGCCAAGTGGATGCGTCCTTCTCAAACATCAACACATGCCTCACGCACATACAGTCCGGCAAGTTGCGCGCGCTGGCCGTCACCAGCGCCAAGCGCTCTCCTCTGCTGCCCGACGTGCCCACGATGGAAGAACTGGGTCTTAAAGGCGTAACGGTCACGTCCTGGCAGGCGTTTGCCGCACCGAAAGGACTGCCCACCGCCATACGCGACAAGCTTCGTGGCGCGATTGTCGAAAGCCTGAACGACCCCGCCATCAAGCCCAAGCTGCTTGAACTGGGTTTCGAGATCGTCGGAAACACTCCCGATGAATTCACGAAGTTCCAGGCCGAAGAATATGACCGCTGGAAGCGCGTGATTGAAGTCGGCAAGATCACGACGAACTAA
- a CDS encoding aminotransferase-like domain-containing protein, with translation MSKAAGTRVDAVMDAVRAGINARAYTPGMRLPSVRAQAKTMRLSVSTVVEAYERLAAEGAITSRPGSGFYVAGPVRPLALAAIEPRLEREVDPLWLSRQSLERDASTLKPGCGWLPPDWMHEAGVRRALRAMARADSALLTEYATPLGHPGLRQLLARRMAANGMDAHPEQIMLAESGTQAIDLICRFLLEPGDTVLVDDPCYFNFHSLLRAHRVNVAGVPYTPNGPDVDAFARALQQHSPRLYITNSGIHNPTGATLSPVTAHRLLKAADGTDLIIVEDDIFADFETHPSARLAAFDGLSRVIHIGSFSKTVSASVRCGYIAGRADWIDALADLKIATSFGGGRLAADILLTALTDSSYRKHMEAVRTKLAEARERTAARLSKIGITPWLVPQAGMFLWCRLPQGADAAAVARACLNDGVVLAPGNAFSQSLTAGDFLRFNVAQCGDDKIFKALARALAA, from the coding sequence ATGAGCAAAGCAGCCGGAACCCGCGTCGATGCCGTGATGGACGCCGTACGCGCAGGCATAAATGCCCGTGCCTACACCCCCGGCATGCGTTTGCCATCCGTGCGCGCCCAGGCCAAAACCATGCGGCTATCGGTATCAACCGTGGTCGAAGCCTACGAGCGTTTGGCCGCCGAAGGCGCCATCACGTCCCGCCCCGGATCGGGCTTTTACGTAGCCGGCCCCGTCAGGCCGCTGGCGCTGGCGGCAATTGAGCCAAGACTGGAACGCGAGGTTGACCCCCTATGGCTCTCGCGCCAATCGCTGGAACGCGATGCCTCCACCTTGAAACCCGGATGCGGCTGGCTGCCTCCAGACTGGATGCACGAAGCCGGGGTACGCCGCGCCTTGCGCGCCATGGCACGCGCCGACAGCGCCCTGCTGACGGAATACGCCACGCCGCTAGGCCACCCCGGCCTGCGCCAATTGCTGGCCCGCCGCATGGCCGCCAACGGCATGGACGCGCATCCAGAACAGATCATGCTGGCAGAATCCGGCACGCAGGCCATCGACCTGATCTGCCGCTTTCTGCTGGAACCCGGCGACACCGTATTGGTCGACGACCCCTGCTACTTCAATTTCCATTCGCTGCTCAGGGCGCACAGGGTGAACGTGGCGGGCGTGCCTTACACACCCAACGGACCCGATGTCGACGCCTTTGCCCGGGCCTTGCAGCAACACTCGCCCAGGCTGTACATCACCAATTCAGGCATACACAACCCAACGGGCGCAACACTATCGCCTGTTACCGCGCATCGTCTGTTGAAAGCCGCCGACGGCACAGACCTGATCATCGTTGAAGACGACATCTTCGCCGACTTCGAAACCCACCCGTCGGCCCGGCTGGCCGCGTTTGATGGCCTGTCCCGCGTCATCCATATCGGCAGTTTTTCAAAGACGGTCTCGGCTTCTGTGCGCTGCGGCTACATAGCCGGACGCGCCGATTGGATCGACGCGCTGGCCGACCTGAAAATCGCCACCAGCTTTGGCGGCGGAAGGCTTGCCGCCGACATTCTGTTGACCGCGCTGACCGACAGCAGCTATCGCAAGCATATGGAAGCGGTACGCACCAAACTGGCAGAGGCCCGCGAGCGCACCGCCGCCCGCTTGTCCAAGATCGGCATTACGCCATGGCTTGTTCCCCAAGCCGGCATGTTCCTGTGGTGCCGCTTGCCGCAAGGGGCCGACGCAGCGGCTGTCGCCCGCGCCTGTTTGAATGACGGCGTGGTGCTGGCGCCGGGCAATGCCTTCAGCCAATCGCTGACCGCAGGTGACTTCCTGCGATTCAACGTGGCTCAATGCGGCGATGACAAAATCTTCAAAGCGCTAGCGCGGGCGTTAGCCGCATGA
- a CDS encoding DNA internalization-related competence protein ComEC/Rec2 has translation MAFVAGAGVVQLLPALPGPAVLWLMLGMGVGAGVCWVRVQSGVLRICFALALGFLAACFNASLQAHHRLEDALADLHQDQVSQLLVRVAELPDGDERHQRFVAELAEPARLGIPSRIQVTWQAAPGARPGVPAMVPGQVWRMALVLRRPHGVLNPAGPDAEARMFARGVRAVGTVRGKPRLIDDQPWAGLGIAIERARHHVRVGLRAALGAHRYAPVLIALAIGDQAGVARDDWRIFNRSGITHLVSISGMHVTSIAGIAGVLVAAIWRRARWRGVGLAERTPARVSGGAAAAVVALMYCLLAGWGVPARRTFFMLSVVLAASMSRLPLTSGRVLAVAAAGVVALDPWAPMSPGFWLSFGAVAILLRIANAPFDVDAGWVKRWSARLGQAARLQLMVTLALMPMLAFLVYQVSLGSPLANAVAIPSVTFIVTPLALLCAALSVTPGAQTLAAWAGQAGLTAFDLTMTPVAWVGNASWASVAVAAAPWPWLLVAVAGMVWALQAQGWPARHLGWIWMLPLLCWRPDRPEPGHWRMSAMDVGQGSAILVETASQTLLFDAGPRHYGGNDAGERVVAPFLQARGIRELDVMVLSHADQDHVGGTRSVLAAVPVRRSYASFDLPAFVRRDARMWPDQSAESPANPAALPAALPAVLPDEMLRCERDTEWVADGVVFTFLHPAQGGSDSVQDRNADSCVLRVQGTSHAVLLTGDIGVAQERELAARGLPPADVVLAAHHGSASSSGRDWVNAVQAAHVIAQAGHLNRFRHPASAVQLRWLRANAMFWRSDRDGAVMAESIGGRLRVWAQRDVGQRYWHGR, from the coding sequence TTGGCGTTCGTTGCGGGCGCGGGGGTGGTGCAACTTCTGCCGGCGTTGCCGGGGCCAGCGGTCCTGTGGCTGATGTTGGGCATGGGGGTGGGCGCCGGTGTCTGCTGGGTGCGCGTTCAGTCTGGCGTTTTACGCATCTGCTTTGCGCTGGCGCTGGGATTCCTGGCTGCTTGCTTCAACGCCAGTTTGCAAGCGCATCATCGTCTGGAGGATGCGCTGGCCGACCTGCATCAAGATCAGGTGTCCCAACTGCTCGTGCGCGTGGCGGAACTGCCGGATGGCGATGAGCGGCATCAGCGGTTTGTGGCCGAACTGGCGGAACCTGCGCGGCTTGGCATTCCGTCCCGTATCCAGGTGACGTGGCAGGCGGCGCCTGGGGCGCGGCCCGGTGTGCCGGCGATGGTGCCTGGTCAGGTCTGGCGTATGGCGCTGGTGTTGCGGCGTCCGCATGGGGTGTTGAATCCGGCGGGGCCTGATGCAGAGGCGCGTATGTTTGCGCGCGGGGTGCGGGCGGTGGGCACGGTGCGGGGCAAGCCACGGTTGATTGATGATCAGCCTTGGGCGGGGCTGGGAATTGCCATTGAACGGGCGCGGCACCATGTGCGGGTGGGACTGCGGGCGGCGTTGGGGGCGCACCGTTATGCGCCGGTGTTGATTGCCTTGGCGATCGGGGATCAGGCGGGCGTGGCGCGGGATGACTGGCGTATTTTCAATCGCAGCGGAATTACCCATCTTGTGTCGATCAGCGGCATGCACGTCACGTCCATTGCCGGGATTGCGGGCGTGCTGGTGGCGGCGATCTGGCGGCGTGCGCGCTGGCGCGGTGTGGGATTGGCTGAGCGGACGCCAGCGCGCGTTTCAGGCGGCGCGGCAGCGGCGGTTGTTGCCTTGATGTATTGCTTGCTGGCGGGCTGGGGCGTGCCCGCACGGCGCACGTTCTTCATGTTGTCGGTTGTGCTGGCTGCGTCGATGTCGCGTCTGCCTCTGACATCCGGGCGGGTGCTGGCGGTTGCTGCGGCGGGTGTGGTGGCGCTTGATCCGTGGGCGCCGATGTCACCTGGCTTCTGGTTGTCGTTTGGCGCCGTTGCCATCCTGCTGCGTATTGCCAACGCGCCGTTTGATGTAGATGCGGGCTGGGTCAAGCGTTGGTCGGCGCGGTTGGGGCAGGCGGCGCGATTGCAGTTGATGGTCACGCTGGCGTTGATGCCGATGCTGGCGTTTCTGGTGTATCAGGTGTCGTTGGGATCGCCGCTGGCGAATGCGGTGGCGATTCCGTCGGTGACGTTCATTGTGACGCCGCTGGCGCTGCTGTGCGCAGCATTGTCTGTGACGCCCGGTGCACAGACGCTGGCCGCTTGGGCAGGGCAGGCGGGGCTGACCGCTTTTGATCTGACGATGACGCCGGTGGCTTGGGTGGGCAATGCCAGTTGGGCAAGCGTGGCAGTGGCGGCCGCGCCCTGGCCGTGGTTGCTGGTAGCAGTGGCGGGCATGGTTTGGGCATTGCAGGCGCAAGGCTGGCCCGCGCGGCATTTAGGGTGGATCTGGATGCTGCCTTTGCTGTGCTGGCGGCCTGATCGCCCTGAGCCGGGCCATTGGCGTATGAGTGCGATGGATGTGGGGCAGGGCAGCGCCATTTTGGTGGAAACGGCCAGTCAGACGTTGCTGTTCGATGCGGGTCCCCGGCATTACGGCGGCAACGATGCGGGCGAGCGAGTGGTGGCGCCATTCTTGCAGGCTCGGGGGATTCGGGAGCTGGATGTGATGGTCTTGTCCCATGCCGATCAGGACCACGTGGGCGGTACGCGTTCGGTGCTGGCCGCTGTGCCCGTGCGGCGCAGCTATGCGTCATTCGATCTGCCGGCATTTGTGCGCCGGGATGCCCGGATGTGGCCGGATCAAAGCGCTGAATCGCCTGCAAATCCGGCTGCACTGCCGGCTGCACTGCCGGCTGTACTGCCGGATGAGATGTTGCGCTGTGAACGCGATACGGAGTGGGTGGCGGATGGTGTGGTGTTTACTTTTCTGCATCCGGCCCAAGGCGGCAGCGACAGCGTGCAAGATCGAAACGCAGACAGCTGTGTGCTGCGCGTGCAGGGGACCAGCCACGCTGTGCTATTGACCGGCGATATCGGCGTGGCGCAAGAGCGCGAATTGGCGGCGCGCGGCCTGCCGCCTGCCGATGTGGTGTTGGCGGCTCACCATGGCTCGGCGTCGTCATCGGGCAGGGATTGGGTGAACGCTGTGCAGGCTGCGCATGTGATTGCGCAGGCCGGCCATTTGAACCGTTTCCGGCATCCTGCCAGCGCGGTGCAGTTGCGCTGGCTGCGAGCCAACGCCATGTTTTGGCGCAGCGATAGGGATGGCGCGGTGATGGCGGAGTCTATCGGTGGAAGGTTGCGTGTGTGGGCGCAGCGTGATGTTGGGCAGCGGTACTGGCATGGACGTTAG
- a CDS encoding L-talarate/galactarate dehydratase, with protein MNPSLAPDSISWMRISSCYLPLATPISDAKVLTGRQKPMTEVALLFVELQTKDGHEGLGISYSKRAGGPGQFAHAKEIAPVLLGEDPSDIGRLWVKLAWAGASVGRSGLSTQAIAAFDVALYDLKARRANLPLAKLLGAYRDSVACYNTSGGFLHTPTEQLLVNASASREKGIGGIKLKVGQPDRKLDIRRVEAVRKHLGDDVPLMVDANQQWDRPTAQRMCRIFEQFDLVWIEEPLDAYDHEGHAALAAAFDTPIATGEMLTSAAEHGDLIRHRGADYIQPDAPRVGGITPFLKILSQADSAGLMLAPHFAMELHVHLAAIYPTEPWVEHFDWLEPLFHERLETRDGRMLVPNRPGLGLTLTDQARAWTREQVEVGKRA; from the coding sequence ATGAACCCATCCCTAGCCCCCGACAGCATCAGCTGGATGCGCATTTCTTCCTGCTACCTGCCACTGGCTACACCGATCAGCGACGCCAAAGTGCTGACTGGCCGCCAGAAACCGATGACCGAGGTCGCGCTTCTTTTCGTCGAGCTACAGACCAAGGACGGCCATGAGGGCCTGGGCATCAGCTACTCGAAACGCGCCGGTGGTCCGGGGCAGTTCGCACACGCCAAGGAAATTGCGCCGGTTTTATTGGGCGAAGATCCCAGCGACATCGGCCGTCTGTGGGTAAAACTGGCTTGGGCCGGCGCATCCGTTGGCCGCAGCGGCCTGTCGACCCAGGCCATCGCGGCCTTTGACGTGGCGCTCTACGACCTGAAGGCCCGCCGTGCCAACCTGCCGCTGGCGAAACTGCTGGGCGCCTATCGCGATTCGGTCGCTTGCTACAACACGTCGGGCGGCTTTCTCCATACGCCGACCGAGCAGTTGCTGGTGAATGCGTCGGCATCCCGCGAGAAAGGAATCGGCGGCATCAAACTCAAGGTAGGCCAGCCGGACCGCAAATTGGACATCCGCCGCGTGGAAGCCGTGCGCAAGCATCTGGGTGACGACGTCCCGCTGATGGTCGACGCCAATCAGCAATGGGACCGCCCTACCGCGCAACGCATGTGCCGCATTTTTGAACAGTTTGATCTGGTCTGGATCGAAGAGCCTCTGGACGCCTACGACCACGAAGGACACGCGGCGCTCGCCGCCGCGTTCGACACGCCTATCGCCACCGGTGAAATGCTTACAAGCGCGGCCGAACATGGCGATCTGATCCGCCACCGCGGCGCCGACTACATCCAGCCCGACGCACCCCGCGTTGGCGGCATTACGCCCTTCCTCAAAATTCTGTCGCAAGCCGACAGCGCAGGTTTGATGCTGGCACCCCACTTCGCGATGGAATTGCATGTGCACCTTGCGGCGATCTACCCGACCGAACCTTGGGTCGAGCATTTCGACTGGCTGGAACCCCTATTCCACGAACGCCTGGAAACGCGCGATGGCCGCATGCTGGTGCCCAACCGGCCGGGCCTCGGACTGACGCTGACCGATCAAGCCCGCGCCTGGACCCGCGAGCAAGTCGAGGTGGGCAAGCGCGCCTGA
- a CDS encoding energy transducer TonB, with protein sequence MNWRLRAFNLPALALCLSAPALAQPISTHAEWNTAVARQLQSKITVPREALRADTNMTLTLRIDILPNGDVETVTVNKSSGNVSVDKATIAMVQRAGRLPAFTSDMEPVKQAVSLPIRYVVADYQPNPAPPAPAAPRIKSTKKEDRS encoded by the coding sequence ATGAATTGGCGGTTGCGCGCGTTCAACCTCCCTGCCTTGGCCCTGTGCCTGTCCGCCCCCGCGCTGGCTCAGCCAATCAGCACGCATGCCGAATGGAACACTGCGGTCGCTCGTCAATTGCAGAGCAAGATCACCGTGCCCCGCGAAGCGCTGCGCGCAGACACGAATATGACGCTAACCCTGCGCATCGACATTCTGCCCAACGGCGATGTGGAAACAGTCACCGTTAACAAGTCATCCGGCAACGTAAGCGTAGACAAAGCCACCATCGCCATGGTCCAGCGCGCCGGGCGCCTGCCCGCATTTACCAGCGACATGGAGCCCGTCAAACAAGCCGTATCGCTGCCAATCCGATACGTGGTTGCTGACTACCAGCCCAACCCTGCCCCGCCCGCTCCTGCCGCCCCGCGCATCAAAAGCACGAAGAAAGAAGACCGGTCCTAA
- a CDS encoding LysR family transcriptional regulator, with amino-acid sequence MLNIRYLAAVRAVMRTGSISGAARILFVTQPAVTKSIQLAEEELGIKLFIRSKGRLIATEEATFLYPEMERIFGEIVHLQDLAAEVRDGHAGRIALATVSNLSASLLGRAIAQFRQRHPKVRFDIEVHSTKLVLERVRLGQVGVGLLDLTPKDSADVDSLELCETAVGCVMRKDHPLAALESITPEALAGYPILTFPEDTTTSSLVREAFRHDQSACNIVMTVNHSYLACSLIDQGCGVGLIDDYHLHTDSFPRLTVRPFSPKILLRPTVVTTAGRTVSLIAREFMDELQATARRVLC; translated from the coding sequence ATGCTGAACATTCGGTACTTGGCCGCGGTGCGCGCAGTGATGCGTACGGGCTCGATATCCGGCGCGGCGCGTATCTTGTTCGTGACGCAGCCCGCCGTGACGAAGTCCATCCAGCTGGCTGAAGAAGAGCTGGGCATAAAGCTGTTCATTCGATCAAAGGGCCGTTTGATTGCTACTGAAGAAGCCACGTTCCTGTATCCGGAAATGGAACGCATATTTGGCGAGATCGTCCACCTGCAAGACCTTGCAGCGGAAGTGCGGGATGGGCACGCAGGACGCATCGCGTTGGCAACGGTATCTAATCTTTCAGCGTCGTTGCTCGGCCGCGCAATCGCCCAGTTCCGGCAGCGTCATCCGAAGGTGCGTTTTGATATCGAGGTACACAGCACCAAGCTGGTATTGGAGCGCGTCAGGCTCGGTCAGGTCGGGGTGGGGTTGTTGGACCTGACGCCCAAAGACTCGGCCGATGTGGACTCGCTGGAACTATGCGAAACGGCGGTGGGTTGCGTCATGCGGAAGGATCATCCGTTAGCCGCGCTGGAGTCGATTACGCCCGAGGCTCTGGCGGGGTATCCAATACTGACTTTTCCGGAAGACACCACCACAAGCAGTCTGGTCCGTGAAGCGTTCAGGCACGACCAGTCGGCCTGCAATATCGTCATGACAGTCAACCATTCCTACCTGGCTTGTTCGCTGATCGACCAAGGCTGCGGGGTGGGATTGATCGACGACTATCACCTGCATACCGATTCGTTTCCCAGGCTGACGGTGCGGCCGTTCAGCCCAAAAATTCTGTTGCGACCTACGGTTGTGACAACTGCCGGCCGGACCGTGTCGCTGATTGCTCGCGAGTTCATGGATGAGCTTCAGGCCACGGCGCGAAGGGTGCTGTGCTAG
- a CDS encoding DMT family transporter, with product MDKAASGWVNGFIGVAIFAGSLPATRAAVADFDPTFLTGARATIAAVLALALLVVMRQRRPERNDIVPLIVVALGVVVGFPLLTALALQHVSSAHSIVFVGLLPLCTAIFGVLRGGERPRPAFWVFSLLGSAFVVGFAATGGIEASIQGDLLMLAAVVVCGLGYAEGARLSRKLGGWQVISWALVLSLPVMVPVALLTWPASFDSVGMPAWIGLAYVSVFSMLIGFVFWYRGLVQGGIAAVGQLQLFQPFMGLGLAALLLHEAVSWGMLVATLAAVLCVAGAKKFAV from the coding sequence ATGGACAAGGCGGCTAGCGGTTGGGTCAACGGCTTTATTGGCGTGGCGATATTTGCGGGGTCGTTACCGGCTACGCGTGCTGCCGTTGCGGATTTCGATCCCACTTTCTTGACGGGAGCGCGCGCGACCATTGCGGCCGTATTGGCGCTGGCGCTGTTGGTTGTGATGCGTCAACGCCGGCCGGAAAGGAACGATATCGTGCCGCTGATTGTTGTGGCGCTGGGCGTGGTCGTGGGCTTTCCGTTGCTGACGGCGCTGGCCTTGCAGCATGTGTCGTCGGCGCATTCCATCGTGTTCGTCGGGTTATTGCCTTTGTGTACGGCCATCTTCGGTGTGTTGCGAGGCGGCGAGCGTCCGCGGCCGGCGTTCTGGGTTTTCTCTTTGCTGGGCAGTGCGTTCGTGGTGGGGTTTGCCGCCACAGGAGGAATCGAGGCGTCGATTCAAGGCGATCTGCTGATGCTGGCCGCCGTGGTGGTGTGCGGATTGGGTTACGCGGAAGGCGCGCGGCTGTCTCGCAAATTGGGCGGCTGGCAAGTGATCAGCTGGGCGCTGGTGTTGTCTTTGCCGGTCATGGTGCCGGTTGCATTGCTGACCTGGCCGGCGTCGTTTGATTCTGTGGGTATGCCCGCCTGGATCGGCCTGGCTTATGTCTCGGTGTTCAGCATGCTGATCGGTTTTGTGTTTTGGTATCGCGGCCTGGTGCAGGGCGGCATTGCGGCCGTGGGCCAACTGCAACTGTTTCAGCCCTTTATGGGGCTGGGGCTGGCCGCGCTGCTGTTGCACGAGGCCGTCAGCTGGGGAATGCTGGTGGCAACGCTGGCGGCGGTGCTCTGCGTGGCGGGCGCCAAGAAGTTCGCCGTATAG
- a CDS encoding aldehyde dehydrogenase translates to MSTPIDWHQRSQHLRIEGRAYIDGAYVDAIDSDTFDCVNPATGQKIAEIASCKEADVNRAVASCRNAFERGVWSRMPPLERKRIMQQFSALLLANREELALLESLNVGKPITNAFNGDVVSAATTIQWYAEAIDKVYGEVAPSGHSMTTMVIREALGVVAAVVPWNYPLSMACWKLGPALASGNSVVLKPAEQSPLTAIRIAQLATDAGIPPGVLNVVPGFGETAGRALGMHMDVDAIGFTGSTEVGKLFMQYSGLSNIKRIGLECGGKSPHIVLADCSDLDAAALSVAAGIFSNAGQVCNAGSRLIVDKAIKDVFLQKVVDLATRLNPGDPLDANTRLGAIVNRKQLESVMSYVDAGSQQGARLMAGGNRALEETGGYFMTPTVFADVTPDMRIAQEEIFGPVLSAITVSGVDEAIAVANNTHYGLAAGIWTDSVKTAMNASRSLRAGVVWVNCFDRGSMSAPFGGFKQSGFGRDKSLHAFDKYTDWKSIWIAH, encoded by the coding sequence GTGTCTACCCCCATCGATTGGCATCAACGCTCCCAACACCTCCGCATCGAAGGCCGCGCTTACATCGACGGCGCTTACGTCGACGCGATCGACTCAGACACTTTCGACTGTGTGAATCCCGCTACCGGGCAGAAGATCGCAGAGATCGCTTCGTGCAAAGAGGCGGACGTCAACCGCGCGGTGGCCAGTTGCCGCAACGCATTTGAACGCGGCGTCTGGTCCCGCATGCCGCCTCTTGAACGCAAGCGCATCATGCAGCAATTCTCCGCCCTGTTGCTGGCGAATCGCGAAGAGCTTGCACTGCTTGAATCGCTGAACGTCGGCAAACCCATCACCAATGCGTTCAATGGCGACGTGGTCAGCGCGGCCACCACAATCCAGTGGTATGCCGAAGCGATCGACAAGGTCTACGGCGAAGTCGCGCCGTCCGGTCATTCGATGACGACCATGGTGATTCGCGAGGCGCTGGGCGTTGTCGCAGCAGTGGTCCCCTGGAATTACCCGCTCTCCATGGCGTGCTGGAAACTGGGGCCGGCGTTGGCCTCCGGCAATTCAGTGGTCCTCAAGCCGGCCGAACAATCTCCGCTGACCGCGATCCGAATCGCGCAATTGGCCACTGACGCAGGCATCCCGCCCGGCGTACTGAACGTCGTTCCCGGCTTCGGCGAGACCGCTGGCCGCGCGCTTGGCATGCACATGGATGTCGATGCGATCGGTTTCACGGGGTCGACCGAAGTGGGCAAGCTCTTCATGCAGTATTCCGGCCTGTCCAATATCAAGCGCATCGGGCTGGAATGCGGCGGCAAGAGCCCGCACATTGTCCTTGCCGATTGCAGCGATCTGGACGCCGCCGCGCTATCCGTCGCAGCCGGCATCTTCAGTAACGCCGGACAAGTCTGCAACGCGGGCTCACGCCTCATCGTCGACAAAGCCATTAAAGACGTGTTCCTGCAAAAGGTCGTTGACCTGGCCACGCGCTTGAACCCCGGCGACCCGCTAGACGCCAACACGCGTCTAGGCGCCATCGTCAACAGGAAGCAGCTTGAAAGCGTGATGTCGTACGTTGACGCCGGTTCGCAGCAAGGCGCCCGCCTGATGGCCGGCGGAAACCGGGCATTGGAAGAGACCGGTGGCTACTTCATGACGCCGACGGTGTTTGCGGACGTTACGCCTGACATGCGTATCGCACAGGAAGAAATCTTTGGCCCGGTCTTGTCAGCAATTACGGTGTCGGGCGTGGATGAGGCCATTGCCGTGGCCAACAACACGCATTACGGACTGGCGGCCGGCATCTGGACCGACAGTGTCAAGACTGCGATGAACGCCTCCCGTTCGTTGCGTGCCGGGGTAGTGTGGGTGAACTGCTTTGACCGTGGAAGCATGTCCGCGCCGTTCGGCGGGTTCAAACAATCCGGTTTCGGCCGCGACAAATCGCTACACGCCTTTGACAAGTACACGGACTGGAAGTCGATCTGGATCGCACACTGA
- a CDS encoding LacI family DNA-binding transcriptional regulator, with product MSSIKQKSITLHDVAREAGVSLITASRALGNPDRVSEKTVARVQAAADAIGYIPNLLAGGLKSRRSRTVAALVPIISVQQFLPTIEALTAMLDREGYQLLLGQTGYDRAREAALLNSMVGRQVDGIVMAGLLDDTPAKARIRAAGIPVVETWDITDDPFDMLVGFSHLGVGRAVADYFLAKGWTRFGVATGDDKRALIRRQGFVDRIGHDVPTAAVPAPSNLGSGRQAGAELLTKDPSIRAIFCSSDTLAEGVLTEARVRGLRVPEDLAVCGFGGTSFSGHLAPTLTTVHVDGSRIGSEAGRILLARCRGETPEEPFIDVGFRVIERESTAGR from the coding sequence ATGTCCTCCATCAAACAGAAGTCGATCACCCTGCATGACGTCGCCCGCGAGGCTGGCGTTTCGCTCATTACCGCGTCGCGGGCGCTAGGCAACCCTGACCGCGTTTCCGAGAAAACGGTGGCGCGAGTGCAGGCCGCCGCCGATGCCATTGGCTATATCCCCAACCTGCTTGCGGGCGGACTCAAGTCGCGCCGCAGCCGGACGGTTGCCGCCCTTGTGCCCATTATTTCCGTGCAGCAGTTTTTGCCGACGATCGAGGCGTTGACCGCAATGCTGGACCGCGAGGGGTATCAGCTATTGCTGGGACAGACGGGTTACGACCGCGCGCGCGAAGCGGCATTGCTGAACTCCATGGTTGGCCGTCAGGTCGATGGCATCGTGATGGCTGGCCTGCTTGACGACACGCCCGCAAAGGCCCGGATACGGGCGGCGGGCATCCCGGTGGTGGAAACGTGGGACATCACCGACGATCCGTTCGATATGCTCGTCGGCTTCTCGCATCTAGGCGTGGGCCGAGCCGTTGCGGACTATTTTCTGGCCAAGGGATGGACGCGCTTTGGAGTGGCGACGGGCGACGACAAGCGGGCCTTGATACGGCGGCAGGGCTTTGTGGATCGTATCGGCCATGATGTGCCCACAGCGGCCGTGCCCGCGCCCAGCAACCTCGGGTCGGGCCGCCAGGCGGGCGCTGAACTTCTTACGAAAGACCCATCAATACGGGCGATCTTTTGCAGCTCCGACACGCTTGCGGAAGGCGTGCTGACAGAGGCGCGCGTGCGTGGCTTGCGAGTTCCAGAGGACTTAGCCGTGTGCGGATTCGGCGGTACCAGTTTCTCAGGCCACCTTGCGCCCACGCTTACGACCGTGCACGTGGATGGCTCGCGGATAGGCTCGGAAGCTGGCCGCATTCTTCTTGCGCGATGCCGGGGAGAGACGCCGGAGGAACCGTTCATCGATGTCGGTTTTCGCGTCATAGAAAGGGAATCGACGGCGGGGCGGTGA